The nucleotide sequence TGAGAAGCTGGATTATTTTTTTCAAAAGATAGGTATTTCTCAACATGTCCTGCCCCCACGCTCACCAACAAAACCATTCCGCAGAACGGAAGGATAGGCATATTGTTGAGGTAGGCGTAGCTCTCTTAGCTGCGGCCTCCGTGCCTttgaaattttgggatgaagcgttTCTCACGGCTGTTCATCTTATCAACATGTGGCCTAGTCACACTATTGCTAATGAAACCCCCACTAAACATCTTCTTCATATCACTCCTGATTATACCACCATTCGTGTTTTCGGATGTGAGTGTTGGCATAATCTTCGTCCCTACAATGCTCGCAAGCTCATGTTTCGCAATCTCAAGAATATGGAAATTATTGGGTGCACTAAGCTTCAATCCATATTCGGCAAGCATCAGGGCATGTCAGAGTTAGTCCAGGGGTCTTCTGGCAGTGAGGCAATCATGTCTGCAGCTGTATCAGAGTTGCCATCCTCACCTATGAATCACTTTTGTCCATGCCTAGAAGATATACAATTATCTAATTGTGGAAGCTTACCAGCGGTTCTAAATCTGCCTCCATCCTTGAAGATATTATATATTGATGGCTGCACTAGTATTCAAGTCCTATCATGTCAGCTGGGTGGGCTCCAGAAACCAGAAGCCACTACCTCCATAAGCAGAAGTCCTATCATGCCAGAGCCATTACCAGCACCAACAGCAACTGCAAAAGAGCATTTACTTCCTCCCCATCTCGAATCTCTAGAAATAATGCACTGTGTTGGCTTGTTGGGTGGGGCTCTCCATCTGCCTGCACCTCTCAAGAGACTGGACATTATTGGCAACAGTGGGTTGACATCGCTGGAGTGTCTATCAGGAGAGCACCCCCCTTCGCTGGAAGTCCTTCATCTTGAAAACTGCAGTACCCTGGCATTCCTGCCGAATGAGCCCCAAGTATACACTTCTCTCTTCTTTCTTCGTATTACAGGCTGCCCTGCTATAAAGAAGCTCCCTAGATGCCTGCAGCAGCAGCAACTGGGCAGCCTCAGATACAAACGACTAGATGCCCGTTATGAAGGTATGCTTGCAGCACGTCCTTCTATCTTTGCCACATTTAATAAACAGATGCAGTCAACCATTCCATTAAATCTACCACGCCAGCATGTCTGTACAAGTTTGTTCTCCATTATTTTACTTTCGTATGATATAAATTTTTATGTTACATTAGTTTGTACGTGTTTGTTCTGATGCCATTTGCGATATGTGCAGTGATGGCACTTAAACCGAAGACATGGAAGGAGATACCAAGGCTAGTCCGTGAGCGGAGGGAGGCTGCTCGGGAAGCCAGGGAACTCGATCAAGCCATGCAGGAGTAAACAGGAAGACATGGAAGGAGATGGCAAGGCTAGTTCGAGAAGCCAAGAAACTCCGGCAGCCCATGCAGGAGTAAACAAGGCAGCAAGGGCATTGATTTTGATTGCTCTGAACAAATGTACAAGTCGTGATTGGCATCTATCTGTTGTGCTTTGGCCTCTACCTAGTTCAGACATGTGTGTCTGTGAGCTATCTATGTATCTATCTGTTTTTTGCTTTGCTTAGTTAACTGACAAAACACTAGCCTTTAACTTGTTCAGTAAAGTTTTTCAACTCTGGCTTTGTCTGTCGATTTTCTTGCTCTGCTCTGCTATGTCTGATTGCTTCTACAACTGAACAGTGCCGCAGTCGCTCTTGGTCGACAACTGTCGGGGCGACTACTGCTTGGCGTCGAGTCGAGCATCTCTGAATCAACATCCTAGGCTGAGACCATCTCATCTTGATCTGGTTTGCTGCTGCCTGCTGGCCCTTGGGGTGGTTGTTGTATCTGAACACTGTAGCTTCTTGCACCATACAATCTTTTGTCCACCAAAAGACTGGGCAGTGGACCAAGATGATATTTTTTTACCCCAACGTTTATGCCTAACAACATATACAAGGTTCCATAATTTTTTATCAACCACTCAGACATGGATTTTACCAATAACCagcaaagcagcagcagcagcagcagcagcatcatcagGAGATTTTTATTGATCCCGCAAAAAACATGCCGCAGCAGAAGCTAAATCACATTAATTTGCACCCGCGATTCATGTTTCATTTTGCAGCACAATGTACTTATGTGACACGGAAGAATGAACATACAACTGTGTTTCAAACTCATCCCAAACAAACGGGCTAAAATCCAAGGAACCCTGCAAATTTTGCAGCACAATTCATGTTTCATTTTGTAGTATGCAATTAACATGGAGCCACACCCTAAATTCAAGGAAACTCATGGCATCACCAGAATTAATCTACAGCTGATGGTTTTTCAGGTCTCACCAAACAAAAATCCAGGCAGGTTATTCGATCAATCAATCCCGACAGAAGAAAAATCGTGTGGTCGACACTTGGCTCACTCGCTCCGACTCGCAACCCCTCCTCCAGCGCTACTGCCTACTGAGCAGCTCCCATGGCGCCACCGCTCCGCCTCGCCATGCGAACGCACGCCTCGAACCTCTTGACCGCCTCGGCACACTTGAGCGGGTCCTGTACGTTGCTCCTGTAGCACTCGGCGCAGCCGGCCCTCTCGTCGGTGCACGGAGAGGGGTTCTGGTAGGGCAGCTTGAACTCCTTGTCATGCAGCTCCTTGGCCCTCTTGGTGAGCTCCTCGCGCATCGTCGCCTCCTTCTTCTGCAGCTTTTCCAGCACCTTCTCGCTCTCCGCCACCACGGTGCGTATGGCTTCCACCTCCTGGATTGCAGGAGACTGTGGTGGAGGAGCGGGGGTCACTGGTAGGTACATGGGTGGCGGAAAAGGCAAAACAGGAGCAGGGCTGCTCTTGGGTTCACTTGGAAGTTCCCTGCCATTGTCCTGAGGCTGCTCTGGTTGCTCCACCACCTTCTTCGGCTTGGGTTTCCTGGTCCTCCTTTTCACCTGCTTCTCGTCATCGCGCGCGAGCTGCTCGATCAAGCTGGTGCTTATCCGGATTGTGTAGTCACCCATGGCAGACGAGAATCCTGAAACAGCATCACAATCAAAAGTCAGGGATTAACAGCAAGATTTAAGGAGGTTAATTCAAGCAAACAAAGCTCCCAAGCATGTTAAACAGAATGAATTGCTGGGCCCTATATTGAATGAATGGTGTGCATTAACAACATAATCGCAGAAATCTTGAACACGCAAGCATGCCTGTTAAACAACAGAATGAATATCTGGGCTTGACACTGAATTCTACAGTAAAAACATGAGGGCAGGGCATCCACAGTTGTAGAATACTTTCCAATTAAAAGGTCAAGGATCTATTAGCATGGTTACCATTTCATTTGTCAAATATCCTAATAAAGCATAAAGAAACATGTACAaagtaaaacaaaaaacaaaaacctgATGTTTTGCAACATTCTAGAAACAGTAGAGCTCCTGGCTGctataacagaaagcaaatactagcCCATACTTATTGAGGGGTGGATGGATTTTTAATTGGAGGTGAATGGAGATCTGGAGTTCCATCAGTAATAAACTGGATGGATGAATGGATTGGAGATGAAGAAAGATCTGGATGAATTTCAAAAGAAATTTTCTTGGCCGCCCCCTCTGGTAATTTTGGGTGAGGGTTCAACCTACCTAGCCGGCTAGATCACAAACTGTTGAGGTGCATCTGATTAAGTCATATTTTATTCAAGTATTTTCCAAATAATCCCACTCAAATTATGGGGGTAACATTCTTTAATCAAACAGTAGCATATCCTCAACAACATAATCGCACAACCAGTTCAAAAATTGAAGGCCTCATGAAAGAATGTTAAATAACATAACAGAATGAATATCTGGGCTCTAAACTGATTTCTACATTGACAACATGAGGGCATCCACAGTTGCAGAGTACTTTTCAGTTAAAAGATCAGGGATCTACTAGGATCACCATTTTTTCTTTCAACCTTTTACATCATAAAGACATGAAGTGAACATGTACAAAGTATGAAATAAAAACTGGATGCTCTGCAACATTCAAGAAACAGCTGTTCTACTGGCTGCTATTACAGAAGCAAATACTAGCCCATGCTGATTCAGGGGTGGGGTGGATTTAAAATCGGAAAAGAAACTGACTTGTTTTAGTAATTAATTACAGTACACCGTGGAAGGGAAAGGCAGCAAACGTAACCCTCGGTGACAGACTGAATGGATAAATGGATACGAGATGAAGAAGGATCTGGATGAGTTTCCACAGCAATGTATCTCCACACACAGGGATGTTAATGGCAGCTAGATGACATTGATGCCTGGGGAGAAGGGATACCAGATTTGGCCAACGGTGGAGAATATGTCCAGAACGTATCGATCTCCCTCTTTCCGTTGTTGGCTTTGTTGTCCATGCCCCTGTAATTGCGCGGAAGGGTTCTCTATCTAAGGATTGAAGACGGCCTAAACTGCTGGGAGGTGCAAATCCAGAGTCAACTGATTTCCTCATATCTTAGTTAGGTATTTTCTTAACAATGCTCTCAACATACGGAGTAACGTCGTTAACCAAACAGACTAACAAATCTTCCTAAAATTCCTCCAGGTGCGACTTGTTTGCACAACAGTTGTTAACACTATTTAGACACATTATTTATCCATGGAACTCTATAGATTACAGATACACAAACATCACATAGCCAGTGTAACCAGGTGGATAATTTGGTTACTAATCATGTGCATCAGGGTGAGCAAACTATTTGCCCTTGCACCTCTACGGAGTTTATTACAGGTAAACAAACACAAAGTCCTATATAATACAGTCGGATGGACAATCTGGACTCTGCTCATGTATTAGAGTCTAGCACATAGGTGTACAGAAACCGACAAGCACGCATCTGAACACAGGAAAATTAAGCCATCTCGCTACAGCATGCGTATGAAATAAAAGATGAAGTGCATAAATAAACTGATGACAACTCCAAGCTGGGAGATAGCCAGACGGAGGCCGAAACATTGGCCATAACAGAGCCGGAAACGAAGCCGTTGGCGTTGGGTATCACCGATCCGGCAAATAAGCGCGCAATGTATGCATGTAGCATGACGGATCGATTAGGAACAGCACCTGCAGCCCAATCTGGGCAATAATCTGCCTGGCCTATTTCATGCAGCTAGACCTCGAGGGGCTAACGCATCATCGATTTATCTGCATCATCCCTGAGGCTCCAGTAATCCCCCAATTTGGTCCCCGAATCGATCCCCAAATCCCTAGAGTTCGTGGCGGAACACATGGGCGCCCAATGGAGGGCCATGGCGGCGGCCTTACCTACTGCCTACGCACGCTACCGGCGGGGGGCGAGGCCGGGCTCGGACGGGGGAGATCCGGGCTGGCCGCCCCTCTCCACCGGAGCACCGGCGAGCGGACAGATGGCATGTCACCGTGCTCCAATCCACCGCCCAGCCAGAATCCAACGCTCCACAGCTTCCCAAAGCAAAAACATCCAGACTTCACAGTTTTCAGCTCAGACGCTCTGAAACTTCACAGTTTTGAACTTTATACATAACTAGCAaatatgtccgtgcgttgcaacgggagaaaacagCCCTCACACTCCCTTACCCGCTcgtccgttgcaacgggagaaaacagCCCTCGCATGCCCTTACCCATTGAGCATGACTAAAGGCCTCACCCTCGTGCCCATAACATAATAAACATGACTAATACCTCATCCTCAGGTCGACATCCTACATTTCAATAACATCAAGCACATGTTTCCACTTGCCATCTTTGCCGTCCTCGCCGCCGATTGTCGCAGCACCAGTTGTCACTCACCAAGGTTGGCCAGGTCCAATAATTGGATTGTTGAGCCGCCTTCGTGTCCGACGAAGATCAAGAGTGTCGAAGAAAGTATTTTTTTATCATCTGGCTAATATAATAAGGAAAATCACTGCACATAATATATGTCCGTGTGATCATGTAAATTGAGTAGTTTGTGTTAGATAGATCATGAAATTTTAGTTGGACTCATCATTTATTTTGACATGAGTCACTGGGCTGAGTGAGACTGGTCGTACGTGAAGACGTGACAGAGAAAAAGATTCTTTCTATATCCCTATTTTAATAAATTGAACTAAAACAATGCATCAAGTGTGACTATTTAAAAAACTCGCCAAGTTTTATTAATAGGTATAGATTAAAACAATTTAGCTACAGGTCCTCCCAGTTTTTTTTAAAATCTTGTTTTATATAACTGTTTGACTTTTCAAATTCTTGTTTTGCGTGGGAAAGACTTTTCAAATTGAAagctaaaaaaatattttttttaaatgtttgcAAATTCGGAAAATAATCACAACATTACCTCCTAGTTTTAGAACTTGTTTGTGTTTTAAAAAATTGtcaggtttcgaaaaaaaaaatgtTCTTTAAAAAAAGTTTGAGTTTCATTTTCTTATTACCAACTTTGCAAAATTTCCGCGTTTTAAAATATATtcgctttttcaaaaaaaatctctcAATATCTTAAATTTTTCGCTGCTAATTAAACGCCAATTCTTATTTAGTCTAGTGGCTAGCATTATGAGCGATTAAGCGTGAGGAGCTGGGTTCGATCCCTAGTCGCGCATTGTTTTTTCTCGATCTTTTTTTTCCTGGCACGGGCTGTGTGTAcgctaatgggccagcccattGCTGCTCTGTGCGTCACGTGATATTTTTTTGACAGAAGCCAATCGGGAGAAGGAGAAAACGCTCGCACGAGGAAACGCCCGACGTACAAAAATTTTCTGGGTCCCACCATATAATCCAAAAAAACTGGAGGAACAATccttcctttaatattaggtaataaagattgaTTACACAggttattattttaaaaaaatacatGGTTAAAATTTCGTGAAATATATATTTTGATGTCcctttttttcatacatattgtacAATTTTCATATACATGTGAAACATATTTATGTATGTTTAACATTATTTTAGTAGATGGTTAACATTTtcttcaaatatatgttttgatcactattttttcatacaaactgtacatttttcttatacatcaaaaatattttttatacatgtttaacattttttaaatacatgatttaaTTTTTTTAAAGTGCGATGAATACTTTACAAACCTAAATAGTAAAAAGGAAATTGAAAAAAAACCATAAAAGAAAAAAATAGGAACAGAAAgtacaaacaaaaaaaaagaatatgTGGGACGTCATACTttcgaatgggccggcccacaaaACTGCTGCTGCAGCGAGGCGAGCTTCCGCTGTCCTGAATAATAGAAGGACTTCCTCTTGTCCAATAAAGACAGTAGATTGGCCTGATGGCATTGCATGTTTGACTCTATTCAGGAGACCAAGGTTCGAGTCACTGTTTAAATGCTAATGCCATGCCGGCTGATGGCGCGGAGAGTTCCGCCACCCGCGCGACCGTTGGATCCCTTGATCCACACGTCCTTAAGCACACTCACACACGTTTACCTTATCTTATCTTGCAATAACAATGGTGTTGCAAACCACGTCGGCGTTCGCCGAATGCCGAAAACTTAGACAAGTTTTTGCAACATCAGCTCTATTGCAAAAAGAATATTCGCAACTAAACCTCTGTTGCAAGAAATATCTGCAACAAGAATTTTGTTGCGAAAAAAAATCCGCAACGCAACCTACGTTGCAAAAAAAGTCCCGCAACACAATTTATGTTGCAAAAAAAATACGCAACATATTTTATGTTATAAatgtttctgcaacaagacctctgttgcaaaGTGAAGGAATACATTTAACCGTTAGATTGTGTCGCATCTAACGACCCGCGAGGCGGCGGATCTTTTAAAATGATCCACCGGCCGACGCGTAGCGGTCCCCTTAATATTATTAGATTAGATTAGATAAAGATACAGATACAAATCTTTTAGTCATTCAACAGTACAAACAAGTGTTTTGAACAAAACACAATACAAACATCAACCTTTTAGTCCGGAAACGGTGCAAGCAACAGTCAAAATACATTTTGCACTCAGATTCATACAGTTTTGAACAGTACAAAATATAAACATCAGCCCTTTAGTCCGGAAACAGTACAAACAACAGCCAAATATACTGTTTACATTCATATTCATAAGAAATTCAGACATGCCATTCATCACTATTTAGATTCAGACAACCCACttcatcacaagtaattcagaagTACATGATTTGAAGTTTTAGTACCACTTTCCAGTGAATTCAGTTAGCTCTTAACAACCATTTAGTGACATTTGATTTGTACACTTAGGCCCCAAAAGACGACTATGTCCGAAATACTTCTAGCAAGCTTGCACGCTAGAACAGATCATCCTCACCACAAGGCGGAGCCGTCAAGAGCTGGGTGAAACTCATGATAGCATTGCACTCTTGGGGCTCCATATTTACTCCTTTGGTGTTGTCCCACTTCTCCGCTAGTACTTGAGGCTCTACATCATCCTTCTTCTGTTGCACAccatccttcttctttttttgcacaCCATCCTTCTTTTTTTTTGCTGCCAATGAAAAGTATAGTGATTAGTTTACAAATGAAGAATAAAAACATATCATGTACCAATTGCAGCATACATTTTCTCCCGTTTTGGTCGGCGCGGTAGATTTCAATGGTATACGCTTCCCCTTGAGTAATTTATCAAGCCAAGTTTTGTTTCTCCTTAATTTTGTTGCCGGAACCTCTTTTTTCTTCAGTCGTGCAGCTCTAAGCAATTCATCTATTTGCTGCACATTTGGGTCAACATTCTCTTTGTCTTTATATGGTTCATCCATAGCACTAGTGGCATTGACTACTTCCTGTATGCTAGGTACAACGGAGGCAAGTGCATTGGCCAATAGCAAACAACACTGTGGGGAGCTGGCTGCTCTATGTGCGACATTGTGAAGTTGATGAGACAAATCCCTTTACCGAAGTTGAGCTTCAAATTTTGGATTTTCTACCACTTTCCTTCCTTCCTTATCTTGTATACTTCCATTGCGAGCTTCTCTAGTCCATCTCTTCAAGACATAATGTGTCGGCAATGTCTTTATATTCATCAAATCAAGGACTTTTAGACCATGTCCACTCAATATCCCCGTCCTATTAAACATTCCACAATTACATGAAACCGTTTTGGTCAAAGGATCACCTATCACTGTGCGCTCCTCCTCAAACTCTAAATCACCATGCAAACTCACAATAGCAACGACAAATCTGTTATTTCCATCCAATACTCTACAACATGCAGTCGTTGATCTTTCATACTCACCTCGGAAAGCTTCAAATATAATCTAAGTGTACACTTTGCTTGCTTCCACCAACATAGGAGTGAACATCTTAATTCTTGGTATATATTTTCTTGCATTGAATTCAGATTGCAATTCCTTTGTTCTTTTTTACTTCCACCGTCCTCTCAAAATGCATCAAGAACCTAAGAATATGAAAATATGATTTGAAATGATTTTTCACCGCATTGTTGAAGCTCTCATTTAATTGTGTACTTCTCACTCCCAAGCTAAAGACATCTCTCATATAACATTCATCCCATTTTTCTTTCACCTTGTAGATGCTATCTAACCAAGTTTGCTTATGCACTTAGAGCCTCATATTGTCAAACGCTTCTTCAAATGCTGCCTTGTCCTCATATCCATACATACAAGCAGCAAAATCTGTGAGAATATGAGACTCTTTTTCTTCATCCTCCACTTCATCCTCCACTCCCACTTGAGTTAAATGTTTGACAACATTTTGCATGATATGAAATGTACACAGTCCGTGATATGATTTTGTGAAGACCTTCTCTATGGCTCCTCCCATTGCTGCATCTTGATCGGTATAGATAGTTCTAGGCTGCCTTCCATTGTGTGGGGCTAGAAATGTCTCAAAGAGCCATATAAATGAGTTGCGTGTTTCATCAAACATCAATGAAGCACCAAAAATTGTTGTTTCTCTAAACTTATTGAGCCCAAGAAAAATACCAAATGGCCTATACTCTTTGTTCGTGCCAAATATAGTGTCAAAAGTGACAACATCACCAAAGTGTGCATAGTCAAGTAGCATTTTAGCAATAACCTAGAATATGTTGGCTATATGCTCCTCACAACCAACTGCAAATGATATTGGAATGATGGATTCTCAGCTATCTTGTCACGAAATAACTTCAACATACTACTGGCCTGTCCATAAGCCATCTCCCGCTGCCGCTTGGTTCACAAATGATTCTTTTGGTCAGTCAAAGTGTATCCAACGTTGAACTTCCCACCAGCTCGACCACATGCAAACTCATGTGAAGCTTTTGGCATAATTCCAAAATCATCGGCCGTTTCTATCTCTAAAGCTTTGCACATCTGAAATCTTCCTTTGTGATGCCAACAAGTGACAGGTTTGTGGCAATTGAAGGAGGTGATTGTGTTCCAAATCAACTTCGGTGACTTCAAAAAATTTGGCCACTCGATCAAATGAAACAATCATCCGAACTTTACAACTAGTTCTTGTTTCAGCTCTAATGCGCTTCGGCTCGTGATCTATTTGACTTTTCCTTCGAATGCTTCATTGGAACAAACAAACCTACATGAAGTGATTGTTCCATCAGTTCTGCTTTTGATGGTATTTCTTTTCCTCACATCAAAGCCGATGTGACCTCTATATTGCACCAAGAACTCCCAAGCCTCATCCGAATTTCTGAACCGCATACCAACCTCGGCTATCCTGTTGCCAATCGATCCCATCGCACAATGCACAATTCTGCCAAATTCCGCAGTGTATACACAAAATTATAAAAGTATACTATTGTGCTGTAGTGAATACAGAAAGTAGAAGTACAATACTCGCTGCAAGTCTCCATGTTTATTCAGAAATGTAGTGTTGACTCAAAATAGAAGTAGTTCCTATGTTGAAACCACAAAGCTTAGCAGATTATAGTCTTATCGAGATGCACAGAAGTACCTAACTCGCTGCAAGTCTCCATatgttggggagcgtagtaatttcaaaaaaattcctacgcacacgcaagatcatggtgacgtatagcaacaagaggggagagtgttgtctacatacccttgtagaccgtaaaaggaagcgttagcacaacgcggttgatgtagttgtacgtcttcacggcccgaccgatcaagcaccgaaactatggcacctccgagttctagcacacgttcagctcgatgacatccctcgaactccgatccagccaagtgtcgagggagagttccgtcagcacgacggtgtggtgacgatcttgatgttctaccgtcgcagggcttcgcctaagcaccgctacgatattatcgaggtggactatggtggaggggggcaccgcacacggctaagagatccaagggatcaattgttgtgtctttggtgctagccctgcccctctatttatatgttgagccccggggacgaaacttggagcaaaagcctcctcaaagtcggttttgcccgaaaggcaagagtcccactcgtaCTCCAGGACCAAGCGCCACAATCCTttgcgtctggcccagacgccatgggcctcggcgtctagccccgcaaaactccttttgcaccgacctaaagcctcatgggcttgaccccttggcctaaccatatcatccaatatatgaatctttacgtctcgaccatttcgagactcctcgtcatgtccccgatctcatccgggactccgaactccttgggtacatcaaaacatgtaaactcataatataattgtcatcaaaaccttaagcgtgcggaccctacggattcgagaacaatgtagacatgaccgaaacatgtttccggtcaataaccaatagcggaacctggatgctcatatttgctcccacatattctacgaagatatttatcggtcagaccgcat is from Triticum aestivum cultivar Chinese Spring chromosome 1B, IWGSC CS RefSeq v2.1, whole genome shotgun sequence and encodes:
- the LOC123083620 gene encoding translation initiation factor IF-2, with product MGDYTIRISTSLIEQLARDDEKQVKRRTRKPKPKKVVEQPEQPQDNGRELPSEPKSSPAPVLPFPPPMYLPVTPAPPPQSPAIQEVEAIRTVVAESEKVLEKLQKKEATMREELTKRAKELHDKEFKLPYQNPSPCTDERAGCAECYRSNVQDPLKCAEAVKRFEACVRMARRSGGAMGAAQ